From a region of the Fervidicoccaceae archaeon genome:
- a CDS encoding amino acid ABC transporter permease gives MVSLGLLESYLPYMLEGVLWTLALVGGGLLLGFAIGLPTAIFRVYGGKVAKTIVDTYVWIYRGIPLIVLLFLYYWGIFPIVFGIKLSAMTTSILALGTRDGAYQSMIFRAALEAVDPGQMLAARSLGMGRWEAVRTIILPQALRIAIPGWTNQYAIMLKDSSICFALGVVEILTRTRYVTISIGSYFIPYLIAGILFIFLTYGGTKVFNILYERVQIPGLVGGK, from the coding sequence TTGGTATCGCTGGGCCTCCTCGAGAGCTATCTTCCATACATGCTGGAGGGGGTGCTTTGGACTCTCGCTCTAGTAGGAGGAGGTCTATTGCTAGGATTTGCCATAGGTTTGCCTACCGCTATTTTCAGGGTATATGGAGGAAAAGTGGCGAAGACTATTGTTGATACCTATGTTTGGATATACAGAGGAATTCCACTGATTGTTCTCTTGTTTCTCTATTACTGGGGCATATTTCCAATCGTTTTTGGTATAAAGCTTTCAGCTATGACAACCAGCATATTAGCTCTGGGAACGAGGGATGGGGCGTATCAGAGCATGATTTTTAGAGCAGCCCTAGAAGCTGTGGATCCAGGACAGATGCTTGCTGCCAGATCGCTAGGGATGGGAAGATGGGAAGCCGTTCGCACCATAATTCTCCCCCAGGCTCTACGAATAGCAATACCAGGATGGACAAATCAATATGCTATAATGCTTAAGGACTCCTCCATATGCTTCGCCCTCGGTGTTGTGGAGATTCTCACGAGAACTAGATATGTTACAATATCAATAGGCTCATATTTCATTCCCTACCTTATAGCAGGGATCCTTTTCATATTTCTGACATACGGCGGTACGAAAGTGTTCAATATTCTCTATGAGAGGGTTCAAATACCTGGGTTGGTTGGGGGGAAGTAG
- a CDS encoding FAD-binding oxidoreductase has product MIHEIAKELERIVGERWLSKDPRAIEPYLYDRTQSAVRPKASENVIVVKPGSIEEVARVVSVAHEASIPIYPRGGGTGLTGGAVPTKPGIIISLERLNRIIIEKENMVADVEAGATLGSLISEAEKNGLFFPPHPGDEGAQIGGLIACNAGGSRAVRHGTMRNFVLGLQVVLPNGEIATIGGKTPKNNMATNFYHLFIGSEGTLGIIVRAWIRLYPKPKNSATILVPYRNAYDAIDSAMKLLWEGYVPLSLELVDSDSLRKTAEYLRIEWRYGNGDFYLMLVLVEPTIEMLYTELEGIAKILEEKASGEPILAERDDEQKEILKIRSEVYSAYENEMFEGLDVSVPLGELTRFVRFIEDLEKKYNVRIPLLAHLGDGTFHPDLLYSGLDEASLERMRDEIYDAVISMGGSITGEHGIGYTRRRYAEKYLNDNLKKLIKKVKSAIDDKGIMNPEKYIP; this is encoded by the coding sequence ATGATTCACGAAATAGCTAAGGAATTAGAGCGCATAGTTGGGGAAAGATGGCTAAGCAAAGATCCAAGAGCCATTGAACCCTATCTGTATGACAGAACCCAATCCGCTGTTAGACCAAAGGCATCAGAAAATGTTATTGTGGTTAAGCCAGGAAGCATAGAGGAAGTAGCCAGAGTTGTTAGTGTGGCTCACGAAGCTTCTATACCTATATATCCGAGAGGAGGAGGAACCGGACTAACAGGAGGTGCTGTTCCTACTAAGCCAGGAATAATAATCTCTCTTGAGAGGCTCAACAGAATAATAATTGAAAAGGAGAACATGGTAGCTGATGTTGAAGCTGGAGCAACGCTGGGCTCGCTAATTAGTGAGGCTGAGAAAAATGGTCTATTCTTTCCACCTCATCCTGGAGATGAGGGGGCTCAAATAGGTGGCTTGATTGCTTGTAATGCAGGAGGTTCAAGAGCAGTTAGGCATGGAACTATGAGAAACTTTGTGCTCGGGCTTCAAGTTGTTCTTCCCAATGGAGAAATCGCCACGATAGGAGGGAAAACGCCTAAGAACAACATGGCAACTAACTTCTATCATCTCTTTATAGGTAGCGAGGGGACACTTGGAATAATAGTGCGTGCTTGGATAAGGCTGTACCCGAAGCCTAAAAATTCTGCAACGATTCTCGTACCGTATAGAAATGCCTATGATGCTATCGATTCTGCAATGAAACTTCTCTGGGAGGGCTATGTTCCCCTATCTCTCGAGCTTGTTGATTCGGATTCTCTGAGGAAAACAGCAGAATATTTGAGAATAGAATGGAGATATGGTAATGGAGATTTCTATTTGATGTTGGTTCTAGTTGAGCCCACTATAGAAATGCTATATACTGAGCTGGAAGGGATTGCTAAGATATTAGAGGAAAAAGCATCAGGTGAGCCAATATTAGCGGAGAGAGATGATGAGCAGAAGGAGATCCTTAAGATAAGGAGCGAAGTTTATTCTGCTTATGAGAACGAAATGTTTGAGGGACTAGATGTCTCTGTCCCCCTGGGAGAACTGACAAGATTTGTCCGATTCATTGAAGATTTGGAGAAGAAATACAACGTGAGAATTCCCCTCCTTGCACATTTGGGTGATGGGACATTTCACCCAGATCTTCTCTACAGTGGATTGGATGAGGCATCTTTGGAAAGAATGAGAGATGAAATATATGATGCTGTAATTTCGATGGGAGGCAGCATAACCGGAGAGCATGGCATAGGCTATACGAGAAGACGCTACGCGGAAAAATATCTCAATGATAACTTGAAAAAGCTAATTAAAAAAGTGAAGAGTGCTATTGATGATAAGGGAATAATGAACCCAGAAAAGTATATTCCATAA
- a CDS encoding amino acid ABC transporter permease, whose amino-acid sequence MDFWSAFLSTLARGIIVTLEILAISMPVSVLLGIALGAARVYGNWLIRGIASGIVITFRGFPVLVTLLILFFGLSDFGIYIPPFWTAVIGFILCSGSYQSEYVRGAIRSIDIGQSLAAKSLGMSNTQEILYIILPQAVRRAFLGISNELIYLVQYSSLAFVVGVPEMFAVTKTFNSLYFRPVETFSTLAAVYLTMISALTIFFRFMERRLSIPGLEIFTK is encoded by the coding sequence ATGGATTTCTGGTCTGCATTTCTGAGCACTCTTGCCAGAGGAATAATTGTTACGCTGGAGATTCTAGCTATCTCCATGCCCGTAAGTGTGCTTTTGGGAATTGCCTTGGGTGCAGCAAGAGTTTATGGAAATTGGCTGATTCGGGGAATAGCATCAGGCATTGTCATCACATTCAGAGGCTTCCCAGTTCTCGTGACGCTCTTGATCCTTTTCTTCGGACTTTCTGACTTTGGGATTTATATTCCCCCATTCTGGACTGCGGTGATAGGTTTCATCCTTTGCTCTGGTTCCTACCAGTCTGAGTATGTAAGAGGAGCCATAAGATCAATAGATATTGGGCAATCTCTAGCAGCTAAGTCCCTAGGAATGTCCAACACTCAAGAAATTCTGTACATAATTCTTCCACAAGCAGTGAGGAGAGCTTTTCTCGGTATATCAAATGAGTTGATATACCTAGTGCAGTATTCATCTCTCGCCTTCGTTGTCGGAGTTCCAGAGATGTTTGCAGTAACAAAGACTTTCAATTCTCTCTATTTCAGACCTGTTGAGACTTTTTCCACGCTGGCAGCTGTTTATCTGACAATGATAAGTGCTCTAACTATTTTCTTCAGATTTATGGAAAGGAGGCTCAGCATACCTGGACTTGAAATATTCACAAAATAA
- a CDS encoding ABC transporter substrate-binding protein: MGEQTVPKKKGTAVYLLVGLLILGLIVGFAVGWLAKPSPPSVSPSQICAIQKSKFTNPPPPNQTVTIIYGFDANYPPFTYILPNGTAAGFDVDVMKWIAQKYNWTLVFKPWDWSTIVTALVNGDIDVIMSGMTITAQRSQQVWFSIPYYSYIHEVVTRSDVNLSLEQILNSGQPIAVELGATSDEWATKLLNEGYRFQKLGLDSYTAATEAVLKGTAIAMITDSAFFEPYLRTHPDAAAKLRVVSTLGSYESYAVATRPGDIWLRNQINAALSELMSSPMWDQLLEKWNLK; this comes from the coding sequence TTGTTAGTAGGACTGCTGATCCTTGGTCTCATTGTTGGATTCGCTGTAGGCTGGCTGGCGAAGCCTTCTCCCCCTTCGGTGTCTCCTTCGCAAATCTGTGCTATCCAGAAAAGCAAATTCACCAATCCACCTCCTCCAAATCAGACAGTCACTATAATTTATGGGTTTGACGCCAACTATCCGCCATTTACATATATTCTGCCAAATGGAACTGCTGCTGGCTTTGATGTCGATGTGATGAAGTGGATAGCTCAGAAATACAATTGGACCTTGGTCTTCAAGCCGTGGGATTGGTCAACAATTGTGACTGCTCTGGTAAATGGGGACATAGACGTTATCATGTCTGGAATGACAATAACTGCTCAACGTTCTCAACAAGTATGGTTCTCCATTCCATACTATTCATATATTCACGAGGTTGTCACTAGAAGTGATGTTAATTTGTCACTGGAACAAATATTGAATTCAGGTCAGCCCATAGCAGTTGAGCTCGGTGCCACTTCTGACGAATGGGCCACAAAATTGCTCAATGAGGGATATCGCTTCCAGAAATTAGGGCTAGATTCCTATACTGCTGCTACAGAAGCTGTTCTGAAAGGAACTGCTATAGCAATGATAACAGATTCTGCTTTCTTTGAACCTTATCTGAGAACTCATCCAGATGCAGCAGCAAAGCTCAGGGTAGTTTCAACTTTGGGGTCATATGAGAGCTATGCCGTAGCAACAAGGCCGGGAGATATATGGCTGAGAAACCAGATAAATGCTGCCCTCTCGGAACTTATGTCCAGTCCTATGTGGGATCAATTGTTGGAGAAATGGAATTTGAAGTGA
- a CDS encoding amino acid ABC transporter ATP-binding protein yields the protein MPDSKAVLIVDNLRKSYGNKVVLDGVSLEVERGRTKVILGPSGVGKSTLLRCINLLTVPDSGRIWLEGVELTDPDIDINRMRQRIGFVFQEFNLFNHLTVLKNVMIGPQKVKKLPEKEAFMIASRSLEKVHIGRELWNKYPAQISGGEKQRVAIARALAMEPSIILYDEPTSALDPALVGEVLQVIKELSNSGMTSLIVTHELHFALEVANELIFMYNGKIVEKGLPEEIISNPKHEIVKKYFASIYRKAK from the coding sequence TTGCCGGATAGCAAGGCTGTACTGATTGTGGATAACCTGAGGAAAAGCTATGGGAACAAGGTTGTTCTAGATGGCGTCAGCCTAGAAGTTGAAAGAGGAAGGACCAAGGTCATATTAGGTCCCAGTGGTGTTGGAAAGAGCACCTTATTGAGATGCATAAACCTCCTAACTGTACCGGACTCAGGAAGAATATGGCTTGAAGGAGTGGAGCTGACAGATCCTGATATAGACATAAACAGGATGAGGCAAAGAATCGGCTTTGTGTTTCAGGAGTTCAATCTATTCAACCACCTAACTGTTTTGAAGAACGTGATGATCGGGCCGCAGAAAGTCAAGAAATTGCCAGAAAAGGAAGCATTCATGATTGCCTCAAGGTCTCTGGAAAAGGTCCACATAGGAAGAGAGCTTTGGAACAAATATCCTGCTCAAATTTCAGGCGGAGAAAAGCAGAGGGTTGCTATCGCAAGGGCTCTAGCAATGGAGCCATCCATAATACTCTACGATGAGCCGACTTCTGCTCTCGATCCAGCACTGGTTGGGGAAGTCCTCCAAGTGATAAAAGAGCTGTCAAACTCTGGAATGACCAGCCTAATAGTAACGCATGAGCTTCATTTTGCTCTCGAGGTAGCCAATGAATTGATTTTCATGTACAATGGAAAAATTGTGGAGAAGGGCTTACCCGAGGAGATCATTTCCAATCCAAAACACGAGATTGTTAAGAAGTATTTTGCTTCGATATACAGAAAAGCGAAGTGA